In Leopardus geoffroyi isolate Oge1 chromosome D1, O.geoffroyi_Oge1_pat1.0, whole genome shotgun sequence, a single window of DNA contains:
- the SLC22A8 gene encoding LOW QUALITY PROTEIN: solute carrier family 22 member 8 (The sequence of the model RefSeq protein was modified relative to this genomic sequence to represent the inferred CDS: inserted 2 bases in 2 codons; deleted 1 base in 1 codon): MEHNGNNNVPMEERERSRVRMSTDLGCAQGSQVWAGAVGHRLRGAGAAGLARTRLDHLSLVKWDFAGVSSKLKEVAQSLFAAGTVTGGTVPGNLSDSYWFGRNLTLTSSYLLLAASGSCAAFSPNLHVDMIFSFLSGCSXTGMALSPVILSVERVSIQARAIISTXIGYFYTSGPFFLTGLAYAIRQWLWLQLTVSIPFFAFFLSSRWIPESVCWMVLSGKFSKALKILWQVAALSGKKEEGEKLTVEELKRSLQKEISLAKAKYSVADLFRTPDLCRVTFCLFLAWFSTGFAYYSLAMSVAEFGVNLYFLRLIFGGVDFPAKFIHFLSINHLGQHSTLASGLLLAGGCILALIFVPSDSQTLRTALAVFGKGCLSSSFSCLSLYSSELYPTVIRQTGMSIGNLGTHMGSMMAPLVKITGEWQPLIPKVIFGTITFLGGRAALFLPETLNQPLPETIEDVETWSWQAKEPKREPEMEKTSQRIPLDQAWTPAEGN; encoded by the exons ATGGAGCACAATGGCAACAATAATGTCCCcatggaagagagggagagatctaGGGTGCGGATGAGCACTGACCTTGGATGT GCTCAGGGAAGTCAGGTGTGGGCGGGCGCCGTGGGGCACAGGCTGAGGGGGGCTGGGGCGGCTGGTCTGGCCCGAACCAGGCTGGACCACCTTTCTCTTGTGAAGTGGGACTTCGCGGGCGTCTCCAGCAAACTCAAGGAGGTGGCCCAGTCTCTCTTCGCGGCAGGCACAGTGACTGGGGGGACCGTGCCGGGAAATCTATCTGACAG CTACTGGTTTGGCCGCAACCTGACCCTGACCAGCAGCTACCTGCTGCTGGCAGCCAGTGGTTCCTGTGCAGCCTTCAGCCCCAACCTCCACGTCGACATGATCTTCAGCTTCCTGAGTGGCTGCA ACACAGGCATGGCCCTGAGCCCCGTTATCTTGA GTGTCGAGCGTGTGTCCATCCAGGCGCGGGCCATCATATCAA TAATTGGTTACTTCTATACCAGCGGCCCGTTCTTTCTGACGGGTCTTGCCTATGCCATCCGCCAGTGGCTCTGGCTACAGTTAACCGTGTCCATTCCCTTCTTCGCCTTCTTCCTGTCGTCAAG GTGGATACCAGAGTCTGTATGTTGGATGGTCCTGTCTGGAAAGTTCTCAAAGGCCCTGAAAATACTCTGGCAGGTTGCTGCCCTCAGTggcaagaaggaagagggagaaaaactcACCGTGGAG GAGCTCAAACGCAGCCTGCAGAAGGAGATCTCCTTGGCCAAGGCCAAGTACAGCGTAGCTGACCTCTTCCGGACACCCGACCTGTGCCGTGTGACCTTCTGTCTTTTCCTGGCTTG gtTTTCTACTGGTTTTGCCTACTACAGTTTGGCTATGAGTGTGGCAGAATTTGGAGTCAACCTCTACTTCCTCCGGCTCATCTTTGGTGGGGTTGACTTCCCGGCCAAGTTCATCCACTTCCTCTCCATAAACCATCTGGGCCAACACAGCACCCTGGCCAGTGGTCTACTCCTGGCAGGAGGGTGCATCCTGGCTCTCATCTTTGTGCCCTCGG ACTCGCAGACCCTGAGGACAGCCCTGGCTGTGTTCGGGAAG GGATGCTTGTCCAGCTCCTTCAGCTGCCTCTCCCTCTATTCGAGCGAGCTGTACCCCACGGTCATTCG GCAAACAGGCATGAGCATTGGCAACTTGGGGACCCACATGGGAAGCATGATGGCCCCGCTGGTGAAGATCACAGGGGAGTGGCAGCCCTTGATCCCCAAAGTCATATTTGGGACCATCACcttcctgggaggcagggctgcccTCTTCCTGCCTGAGACCCTCAATCAGCCCTTGCCAGAGACTATCGAAGACGTGGAAACCTG GTCCTGGCAGGCAAAGGAACCAAAGCGGGaaccagaaatggaaaaaacatccCAGAGGATCCCTCTGGACCAGGCCTGGACCCCAGCTGAGGGCAACTGA